TGGATTTCGATTTACCGCACAGGCCGCGCAAGCGTCGCTACAAGCGCAGGCAGCAGTAGAGCAGACTCGTTTGCTTCACAATCAGGTTGTGCGGGACGTGCGAACCGCGTGGCTCAATGCAAACACTTCACTCCAGAAGGTAACCGTTACGACTGAGCTGCTCGCTCAAACAAACACAGCGATGGAACTAGCGAAAACACGATATGATCTGGGACTCAGTTCCATCGTCGAGCTAAGTCAGGCAGAACTCCAGCAGATAGAAGCCGCGATTGGAAATGCAAATGCCGTGGCTCAATACAAATTTGCAATCGCTGCAATCCGCTTCCAGACTGGCGTGCGGCCATAACAATATGGCCTGTTTCGTTCCGCTAACTTCATTCCGAGGGATTGCGATGGCTGAAAACTCAACAGATTCGATCTTTGAATTCCAATCAATCGTTTTTGCAACAGACTTCTCACCTGCATCTCAAAATGCAGGCTGCTATGCATCTGCGCTATCCATACACTTCCGAGCACAGCTCGTCGTGGTTCATGCGTTTACCCTCCATCAGGCTGCACTGGAAGTGGAAATGGAGAAGCAGAAGGAGAGCCATCAACGCATCGTCTTGAATCAGGATTTACTGCTCGCTGCGCAATCTCTGAAAGGCGGCAAGGGAGAAACAGAAGCAGTTCTAGTTGAGGGAGACCCCCAGGAGGTCATTCCCGCCTTCGCACAACTGAGGCGTTCGGCTCTGATCGTTACGGGCACACATGGCGGCGGGTCAATTGACCGCCTTTTGCTCGGCTCGACATCTGAAGGGATTCTGCGCCATTCAAGCGGTCCGGCCTTTATTGTTGGGCCCAGGGTCAGCCAACTCGCCAATGAAAATCTAACGATCGGAAGAATACTCTACGCAACCGACTGCTCCGCTGAGTCCGCGCACGCAGCCTCGCTTGCTATCGCGCTGGCCAACTCCTTCTCAGCGGAACTCGATGTCCTCCATGTCCTGCATTCGCATGAAGTCGATCGTCCGGAACAGATAAGTCGACTTCAAGAGTATTTCTATGGAGCTGTCGGGAAGATCATTCCATCCGAGGCCACGAACGTATGCCAACCACATACATTTATCA
This region of Acidobacteriota bacterium genomic DNA includes:
- a CDS encoding universal stress protein; translation: MAENSTDSIFEFQSIVFATDFSPASQNAGCYASALSIHFRAQLVVVHAFTLHQAALEVEMEKQKESHQRIVLNQDLLLAAQSLKGGKGETEAVLVEGDPQEVIPAFAQLRRSALIVTGTHGGGSIDRLLLGSTSEGILRHSSGPAFIVGPRVSQLANENLTIGRILYATDCSAESAHAASLAIALANSFSAELDVLHVLHSHEVDRPEQISRLQEYFYGAVGKIIPSEATNVCQPHTFISEGSTDSQILAHVKSRQIDLLVLGLRRNRHLGMQNHTSGVFPIIIEASCPVVTSPFGSVYPLETR